In a single window of the Chrysiogenia bacterium genome:
- a CDS encoding DoxX family membrane protein → MLQKLKTPFRWWLGVVFLSAGIGHFVSADFFLEIMPEWIPFHEACVYLSGIAEISLGTALQIPKFRRQAAWGIIALLVVVFPVNINMALTGQTQLQHAPDFLPPISEAGLWVRLPIQFILMAWAWWYTREETAAESPAEPPASGA, encoded by the coding sequence GTGCTCCAGAAACTCAAGACCCCATTTCGCTGGTGGTTGGGCGTTGTCTTTCTGAGCGCCGGTATCGGTCACTTCGTCAGCGCCGATTTTTTTCTCGAGATCATGCCCGAGTGGATCCCCTTCCACGAGGCCTGCGTCTACCTCTCCGGCATCGCAGAGATCTCTCTTGGAACCGCGCTGCAGATCCCGAAGTTCCGCCGCCAGGCCGCGTGGGGAATCATTGCTCTGCTGGTTGTGGTCTTTCCCGTGAACATCAACATGGCCCTGACCGGGCAGACCCAGCTTCAACATGCCCCCGATTTCCTGCCCCCGATCTCCGAAGCGGGCCTGTGGGTTCGCCTTCCCATCCAGTTCATTCTGATGGCCTGGGCGTGGTGGTACACCCGCGAGGAAACCGCCGCCGAATCGCCCGCTGAACCTCCTGCATCCGGGGCGTGA